The sequence GAAAAACGATTCACGCCGGGCACAGAGTTAATTTTGGACCCTGAGTGGGAGGGAGGTGAAATCGCTCACGATCTTTTTGCCGCTCGCGAAAAGTTCCTGGAGTACACCCAGGAGTTTGAGACGAAGATACAGCTCGTCGAGAACCCCGAAGAGTGTCGCTTCGGTATGGTGTTTTGTGGAGACGGTTCCCAATGGTACCGTGACAATTTGGAGGATTTTGCAGACTTTTACTTCACGGGACGGCATCGAAGTGACGACGAGTTCGGGGCCATGGAAGCGCACTATCTAACCAACAAAGGCATCACGCTTGACCGCACCATCAACGGTTTCAGCTATCTACAGCGGGCAAAACCCAGAATTAACGTGGTGTTCAATCGGAATGTGCGGGGGCCACGACGGTTCTCCCCTCAAGCATGATACTTTGTTCAATAATAACGGAGCGCTCTTTCTGAAGGGAGTAGCACATGGCGGGCGTTGAACTGGGCTTTCTGGCGCCCCATCCGTGGATCATGGTCGCGGGCGAGCGCGAGGGGGGCCATCACGCCCAGACCACCTCCGCCTTCCGCCAGGCGCAAGAGGAGATCGTGCGCCGGGGAGTGGACCTCCTGGTGGTCGCCTCCCCCCACTGGGCGCCCGGCGCGCAGTTCCGGATCGGCGGGGCCCCCCGCTACGCGGGAACGCTCGCCGAGTTCCTCCCCCACATCCACGCTGCCCTTCCGCCCGAGCACCGGCGGGATCTCCCCCCCGTTCCCTACAACTTCCCCGGCGAGGCGGCCCTGGCGGCGCGCCTCCTCGAGGCGGGCAAGACTGCCGGCCTTTCGGTGCAGATCGAGGCGAAACCCGAGGCCCTGGATCACGGCTCGATGGTGCCCATCCTCTATCTCAACCCCGAGGGCCGGCTGCCGGTCCTCCTCCTCTCGGCCGAGGAAGGGCCCGCGGCGCAGAGCCGGAGATGGGGGGAGATCATCGGAGAGGAACTCAGGCGCACCGGCAGACGGGCGGCCTTTATCGCGAGCGGCACCCTCTCCCACCATTTCGTCTTCGACCGCCCCGACGCCCTCTGGCCCCCGGGCGAGGCGTGGGACCGGCGCTTCCTGTCGCGGCTCACCGCGGGGGAAACCGAAGCCGTTTTCGGCTACACGGATAAAGACGTCGCCGAGGGAGAACTCGAGGCGGGCGGCCTTCACGCCCTCTACATGCTCCTCGGCGCCCTGGGGCCGGGACCCGCGGCCGATCTTCTCAGCTACGAGGGAATCGTCGGGGTGGGCTCGCCCGTCGTGCAATTCGAGCCGGCCGCCTGAGGGGGCCAAATCCTCCTCCCGGACACCCAGCCGGTGACGCTCCAACCATCATCTTTGGTATCCTGACGCTTTCCGGGCAGAAAACCGGTTTTCCCGCAACGAAGGAGCGCACGATTCGATGACACTCGACCCGAAACTCTTCCGCGCCGCCATGGGAAAATTCGCCACCGGCGTCACCGTCGTCACCGTCAGGAGCGGCGAAACCGCCCGCGGTATGACGGCGAACGCCTTCTCCTCGCTTTCGCTCGACCCGCCCCTCGTCCTCGTCTGCGTGGACAACAAGGCCTCGACGCTGGACATGCTGCGGGAGGCAAAAAAATTCGCCATCAATTTCCTGGCGGAGGATCAGAAGAACATCTCCGACTGGTTCGCCGGGAAAGGAAAAGACGCCGCGGATCAATTCGCCGACATCGCGCATGCGATCGGC is a genomic window of bacterium containing:
- a CDS encoding flavin reductase family protein; the protein is MTLDPKLFRAAMGKFATGVTVVTVRSGETARGMTANAFSSLSLDPPLVLVCVDNKASTLDMLREAKKFAINFLAEDQKNISDWFAGKGKDAADQFADIAHAIGENGAPVLEGAIGFLECDTHEELPGGDHTIVVGRVTRIEIEEDVRPPLLFYASAYRKMDMGGSYD